A window of Actinomadura rubteroloni contains these coding sequences:
- a CDS encoding dienelactone hydrolase family protein — MESRTSKIAYPSNGGTAHGYLALPPSGSGPGVVVIQEWWGLTSHIVDVAHRLAAAGFVALAPDLYGGTTTHDVAEADRLMRALPVERAAADLGGAVDHLLGLDAVTGDAVGAVGFCMGGGFVLTLAAQQGPRVGAVVTFYGVLDGRPDFTGLTAPVLGHFGRLDTTPSPAGARRLADRLAAASGRRPDVRFYPADHAFFNDENPMGAYDADAARQAWAATLTFLRAHLRTAPPRELRTAPGDRTLATASRVVARRPRLPFDWAEADDFTLAEPLPLRRVPADKLLPYAFDLDARELVLTFHADVGAAAREPFLYVEQRTNARYVVRVPFEHLDRAFGPPDPAAAPILIFSIGRTGSTLLNALLGCATSRAYSEPDAVTQLALRRPEFAALGTATHRNLAWHALSALLPSGGGCAVKFRSQAARAMPDVLDAFPSARFIYLLRERRAWGRSVHRAFPGTDSDEAARELLDGVRSLALMRSADVESHVVHYEDLVAAPEHVVAQLLGTPDLSPETTARITAVMARDAQAGSEIGRTSAAPEPRGERRWLADFDAAWAKIRPAHLIDRHCPRLEAGGAA; from the coding sequence GTGGAATCACGAACGTCCAAAATCGCCTATCCGAGCAACGGCGGCACCGCCCACGGGTATCTCGCCCTGCCGCCGTCCGGGTCCGGGCCCGGCGTGGTCGTGATCCAGGAGTGGTGGGGGCTGACCAGCCACATCGTGGACGTCGCGCACCGCCTCGCCGCCGCCGGGTTCGTCGCGCTCGCCCCCGACCTGTACGGCGGGACGACCACGCACGACGTCGCCGAGGCCGACCGGCTGATGCGCGCACTCCCCGTGGAACGGGCGGCGGCCGACCTCGGCGGCGCGGTCGACCACCTGCTCGGCCTGGACGCCGTCACGGGCGACGCGGTCGGCGCGGTCGGCTTCTGCATGGGCGGCGGGTTCGTGCTGACGCTCGCCGCGCAGCAGGGCCCGCGCGTCGGGGCCGTCGTCACGTTCTACGGCGTGCTCGACGGACGTCCGGACTTCACCGGGCTCACCGCGCCCGTCCTCGGCCACTTCGGCAGGCTCGACACGACGCCGTCCCCGGCCGGGGCGCGGCGCCTGGCCGACCGCCTCGCCGCCGCGTCCGGACGGCGGCCGGACGTCCGCTTCTACCCGGCCGACCACGCGTTCTTCAACGACGAGAACCCGATGGGCGCCTACGACGCCGACGCGGCACGGCAGGCGTGGGCGGCCACGCTGACGTTCCTGCGCGCCCACCTTCGCACCGCGCCCCCGCGCGAGCTGCGCACCGCGCCCGGCGACCGGACGCTCGCGACGGCGAGCCGGGTCGTCGCGCGCCGCCCCCGGCTGCCGTTCGACTGGGCCGAGGCCGACGACTTCACGCTCGCCGAACCGCTGCCGCTGCGCCGCGTCCCGGCGGACAAGCTCCTGCCGTACGCGTTCGACCTCGACGCCCGCGAACTTGTGCTCACCTTCCACGCGGACGTCGGGGCGGCGGCCCGCGAACCGTTCCTCTACGTCGAACAGCGGACGAACGCCCGCTACGTCGTGCGGGTGCCGTTCGAGCACCTGGACCGCGCCTTCGGGCCGCCCGACCCCGCCGCCGCGCCCATCCTGATCTTCTCCATCGGCCGGACGGGCTCGACGCTGCTGAACGCGCTCCTCGGGTGCGCGACGTCGCGCGCCTACTCCGAGCCCGACGCGGTGACGCAACTGGCCTTGCGCCGTCCCGAATTCGCCGCGCTGGGCACGGCGACCCACCGGAACCTGGCCTGGCACGCGCTTTCGGCCCTGCTCCCGTCCGGCGGCGGGTGCGCCGTCAAGTTCCGCTCCCAGGCCGCGCGGGCGATGCCGGACGTCCTCGACGCGTTCCCGTCCGCCCGCTTCATCTACCTGCTGCGCGAGCGCCGGGCCTGGGGCCGTTCGGTCCACCGCGCCTTCCCGGGCACGGACAGCGACGAAGCCGCGCGCGAACTCCTCGACGGCGTCCGCAGCCTGGCCTTGATGCGCTCCGCCGATGTGGAAAGCCACGTCGTCCACTACGAAGATCTCGTGGCCGCCCCGGAGCACGTCGTGGCCCAGCTCCTCGGCACCCCGGACCTGTCCCCCGAGACCACCGCCCGGATCACCGCGGTCATGGCCCGCGACGCCCAGGCCGGGAGCGAGATCGGACGCACGTCCGCCGCCCCCGAACCCCGGGGAGAGCGCCGCTGGCTGGCCGACTTCGACGCGGCGTGGGCGAAGATCCGCCCCGCGCACCTGATCGACCGGCACTGCCCCCGCCTGGAAGCCGGGGGTGCGGCTTAG
- a CDS encoding poly(ethylene terephthalate) hydrolase family protein has translation MRSVARRLAAVSALLALGAAPAVAPAHASAQVTRQAAGSYARGPAPTLAGIRAALGPFAYSTVTVTAAQAGGAFGGGTIYYPDDTSQGTFGGVAAVPGYQSAEKAVAWLGPRLASQGFVVITIATNGLTDQPTARGKQLLGALDYLTAQSPAAVRQRLDPNRLAVTGHSMGGGGTLYAAWTRPSLKAAVPLAPWHTIKNWSGITVPTLVQGGTQDTTAQVGTFAEPIYQSLTGARERAYAEIADAAHGTFVRENPLIGALEVAWLKRFVDDDGRYEQFLCPAPADSELTEYRDSCPSS, from the coding sequence ATGAGGTCCGTTGCGCGCCGGCTGGCGGCCGTCTCCGCCCTGCTCGCGCTGGGCGCCGCGCCGGCCGTCGCACCGGCGCACGCGTCGGCGCAGGTCACCCGGCAGGCCGCCGGGTCGTACGCGCGCGGACCCGCGCCGACGCTTGCGGGCATCCGCGCCGCGCTCGGCCCGTTCGCCTACTCCACCGTCACGGTCACCGCCGCCCAGGCGGGAGGCGCGTTCGGCGGCGGCACGATCTACTACCCCGACGACACGAGCCAGGGCACGTTCGGCGGCGTCGCGGCCGTCCCCGGCTACCAGAGCGCGGAGAAGGCCGTCGCCTGGCTGGGGCCGCGCCTGGCGTCGCAGGGGTTCGTCGTCATCACCATCGCGACCAACGGCCTCACCGACCAGCCCACCGCGCGCGGCAAGCAGTTGCTCGGGGCACTGGACTACCTGACCGCTCAGTCCCCGGCCGCCGTCCGTCAGCGCCTGGACCCGAACCGCCTCGCCGTCACCGGCCACTCGATGGGCGGCGGCGGCACCCTCTACGCCGCCTGGACGCGGCCGAGCCTCAAGGCCGCCGTCCCGCTCGCCCCCTGGCACACGATCAAGAACTGGTCGGGCATCACCGTCCCGACCCTGGTCCAGGGCGGAACGCAGGACACCACCGCCCAGGTCGGCACGTTCGCCGAGCCGATCTACCAGAGCCTCACCGGCGCCCGCGAACGCGCCTACGCCGAGATCGCCGACGCCGCCCACGGGACGTTCGTCCGCGAGAACCCGCTCATCGGCGCGCTCGAAGTCGCCTGGCTCAAGCGGTTCGTGGACGACGACGGCCGCTACGAGCAGTTCCTCTGCCCCGCCCCCGCCGACTCGGAACTCACCGAGTACCGGGACTCCTGCCCCTCTTCCTGA
- a CDS encoding sulfatase, with the protein MKAIIVMFDSLNRHMLSPYARDTFVDAPNFARLARRAVTFDHFYAGSMPCMPARRELHTGRYNFLHRSWGPLEPFDDSMPQLLRDAGVHTHLASDHPHYWEDGGATYHTRYSTWEFFRGQEGDPWKGVVPEHPPADMRAGMLAQDEVNRRYMPTEAEHSQTLTVDAGVHFIDTNAGADRWLVQIEMFDPHEPFFTNNPEYLGKYGGDRPGPRFDWPPYAKTVEPAETVRRARDEYAALVSMCDRSLGRVLDAMDRHGLWDDTLLIVNTDHGFLLGEHGWWAKSVMPWFNELVHLPMFVCDPRTAGRDVRRAALAQTIDIAPTVLGFFGLAPTPDMQGRDLADVLERDRTIRDGALFGIHGGHVNVTDGRYVYMRAAADRANGPLEEYTLMPTHMRSRFAVAELAEWEPAEPLAFTKGLRTMRVPAGGSARLSNPWLHGTLLFDLETDPKQERPLLDDEVELRMLRLLQRLLRESDAPLSQYRRLGLPRDAPVTRAHLLVAAQRDRAAAIAEPLPAVALLPASGLLTRPLLHLARTALRPVLEKHVPFVLDSELVAAMPQLSLYDLARSGHLSTRDLRALADDLAAETEDVR; encoded by the coding sequence GTGAAGGCGATCATCGTCATGTTCGACAGCCTGAACCGGCACATGCTGTCGCCGTACGCGCGGGACACGTTCGTCGACGCGCCCAACTTCGCCCGGCTCGCGCGGCGGGCGGTGACGTTCGACCACTTCTACGCCGGGTCGATGCCGTGCATGCCGGCCCGGCGCGAGCTGCACACCGGCCGGTACAACTTCCTGCACCGGAGCTGGGGGCCGCTGGAGCCGTTCGACGACTCGATGCCGCAGTTGCTGCGAGACGCGGGAGTGCACACCCATCTGGCGTCCGACCATCCGCACTACTGGGAGGACGGCGGCGCGACCTACCACACCCGCTACTCGACCTGGGAGTTCTTCCGCGGCCAAGAAGGCGACCCGTGGAAGGGCGTCGTCCCGGAACACCCGCCCGCCGACATGCGCGCGGGGATGCTGGCCCAGGACGAGGTCAACCGCCGCTACATGCCCACCGAGGCCGAGCACTCCCAGACGCTCACCGTCGACGCGGGCGTGCACTTCATCGACACCAACGCCGGCGCCGACCGGTGGCTGGTGCAGATCGAGATGTTCGATCCGCACGAGCCGTTCTTCACCAACAACCCCGAATATTTGGGGAAGTACGGCGGCGACCGGCCGGGTCCCCGGTTCGACTGGCCGCCGTACGCCAAGACCGTCGAGCCCGCCGAGACCGTCCGGCGGGCGCGCGACGAGTACGCGGCGCTGGTGTCGATGTGCGACCGCTCGCTCGGACGGGTCCTGGACGCCATGGACCGGCACGGCCTGTGGGACGACACCCTGCTGATCGTCAACACCGACCACGGCTTCCTGCTCGGCGAGCACGGCTGGTGGGCCAAGTCGGTGATGCCGTGGTTCAACGAACTCGTCCACCTGCCGATGTTCGTCTGCGACCCGCGCACCGCGGGCCGCGACGTCCGGCGCGCCGCGCTCGCCCAGACCATCGACATCGCGCCGACCGTGCTGGGCTTCTTCGGCCTGGCGCCGACCCCGGACATGCAGGGCCGGGACCTCGCCGACGTCCTGGAACGGGACCGGACGATCCGCGACGGCGCGCTGTTCGGCATCCACGGCGGCCACGTGAACGTCACCGACGGACGGTACGTCTACATGCGCGCCGCCGCCGACCGCGCGAACGGGCCGCTGGAGGAGTACACCCTGATGCCGACGCACATGCGGTCCCGGTTCGCGGTCGCCGAACTCGCCGAGTGGGAGCCCGCCGAGCCGCTGGCGTTCACCAAGGGGCTGCGGACGATGCGCGTCCCGGCCGGCGGATCCGCCCGGCTGTCCAACCCGTGGCTGCACGGGACGCTGCTGTTCGACCTGGAGACCGACCCGAAGCAGGAGCGCCCGCTGCTGGACGACGAGGTCGAGCTGCGGATGCTGCGGTTGTTGCAGCGCCTGCTGCGCGAGAGCGACGCGCCGTTGTCGCAGTACCGGCGGCTGGGCCTTCCGCGCGACGCGCCGGTCACACGCGCGCATCTGCTCGTCGCGGCCCAGCGCGACCGGGCCGCGGCCATCGCCGAGCCGCTGCCCGCCGTCGCGCTGCTGCCCGCGTCCGGGCTGCTGACCCGGCCGCTGCTGCACCTGGCCCGGACGGCACTGCGGCCCGTCCTGGAGAAGCACGTCCCGTTCGTCCTGGACAGCGAGCTGGTGGCGGCGATGCCGCAGTTGTCCCTCTACGACCTCGCCCGGTCGGGCCATCTGAGCACGCGGGACCTGCGTGCGCTCGCGGACGACCTCGCGGCGGAGACCGAGGACGTGCGATGA
- a CDS encoding formylglycine-generating enzyme family protein, translating to MTAESPCCAAARPAASDALPVPIVPPRRAADGPAPRPPGLNSMLRLPGGTFRMGNEDETANPGDGEGPVRDVAVVPFRIDAHAVSNARFAAFVKATGHVTDAEKFGWSYVFAGLLPPGTADAFPTPAGTPWWRGVPGATWRSPEGPESTLQGRERHPVVHVSWNDAAAYAAWAGRRLPTEAEWEYAARGGLDQARYPWGNELTPRGHWPCNIWQGEFPHVNTAEDGYVGTAPVDAYRPNAYGLYNAVGNVWEWNADWWAEGETCVMRGGSYLCHDSYCNRYRVSARTKNTPDSSSGNTGFRCAAD from the coding sequence ATGACCGCCGAGTCTCCGTGCTGCGCGGCGGCGCGCCCCGCCGCATCCGACGCGCTGCCAGTGCCGATCGTCCCGCCGCGCCGCGCCGCGGACGGTCCCGCGCCCCGCCCGCCCGGGCTCAACAGCATGCTCCGGCTGCCCGGCGGCACATTCCGGATGGGCAACGAGGACGAAACGGCCAACCCCGGCGACGGCGAAGGTCCCGTCCGCGACGTCGCCGTGGTGCCGTTCCGCATCGACGCCCACGCGGTGTCCAATGCCCGGTTCGCCGCCTTCGTCAAGGCCACCGGGCACGTCACCGACGCCGAGAAGTTCGGCTGGTCCTATGTGTTCGCCGGTCTGCTGCCGCCCGGGACGGCCGACGCGTTCCCGACGCCGGCCGGCACGCCGTGGTGGCGCGGCGTCCCCGGCGCGACCTGGCGCTCGCCGGAAGGCCCGGAGAGCACGCTCCAGGGACGCGAACGGCACCCGGTCGTCCACGTCTCCTGGAACGACGCCGCCGCCTACGCCGCCTGGGCCGGGCGCCGCCTCCCGACCGAAGCCGAATGGGAGTACGCCGCACGCGGCGGGCTCGACCAGGCCCGCTATCCGTGGGGGAACGAGCTGACGCCGCGCGGCCATTGGCCCTGCAATATCTGGCAGGGCGAATTCCCGCACGTCAACACGGCCGAGGACGGCTATGTGGGAACCGCGCCCGTGGACGCCTACCGTCCCAATGCCTACGGGCTCTATAACGCCGTCGGCAACGTATGGGAATGGAACGCCGACTGGTGGGCCGAAGGCGAGACGTGCGTCATGCGCGGCGGCTCGTACCTTTGCCACGACTCCTACTGCAACCGCTACCGGGTCTCGGCGCGCACCAAGAACACGCCGGACTCGTCCAGCGGCAACACCGGCTTCCGCTGCGCCGCCGACTGA
- a CDS encoding sulfatase-like hydrolase/transferase — MSGFEPSRRNVLAAGAGGALAAALAARPAAAAPARGPNILWLISEDNNPYIGAYGDPVARTPTIDRLARDGVRYENAFSAAPVCAPSRFALVTGLPAESYGPAEHMRATGELPPDTRTVPEYLRAAGYYTTNNSKTDYNSTIKPKEVWDQTSATAHWRNRPAGAPFYSVFTYMTTHESQIFTAEPGRTRPEDVRVPAYVPDVPAIREDRARYYDLMEKMDGQLAARLAELEADGLAEDTIVFYFGDNGGILPRSKRFCYDSGLRTPLIVRYPRKWAHLAPARPGSVITAPITVSLDLPPTVLELAGMRAPAAMTGTSLTARRRPAYAFGMRNRMGEQYDMVRTARDERFRYIRNYAPHRPYGQHQAYAWQQKGYQAWEQAHLDGELTPVQERFWHEKPAEELYDLHTDPDEIHNLTENPRYQGHLNRLRRALDDHLLSVNDNGFIPEGSPLEGYEASRAPDAYPLRQVLDVAGTAIRRNPHDVARLTRALADDNEVIRYWATSGLLMQKGKAAAPATYALTRILTADPSPHVRIIAAEALARLGGRTEQAVAHLAGTLDDESISIPIRLQALTALTSLGETARPALPAIQRAARSKNGNVHDAALYLSLVLTGEYTPTTPIFGGTPD; from the coding sequence TTGAGCGGTTTCGAGCCGTCCCGTCGCAACGTGCTGGCCGCCGGTGCCGGCGGCGCACTGGCAGCGGCCCTCGCCGCCCGTCCCGCAGCAGCCGCCCCGGCACGCGGGCCGAACATCCTGTGGCTGATCAGCGAGGACAACAACCCCTACATCGGCGCCTACGGCGACCCGGTCGCGCGCACACCCACCATCGACCGGCTCGCGCGGGACGGCGTCCGCTACGAGAACGCCTTCTCCGCCGCACCCGTCTGCGCGCCGTCGCGGTTCGCGCTCGTCACCGGCCTGCCCGCCGAAAGCTACGGCCCCGCCGAGCACATGCGCGCCACCGGCGAACTCCCGCCCGACACGAGAACAGTTCCCGAATACCTGCGAGCGGCGGGCTACTACACCACGAACAACTCCAAGACCGACTACAACTCAACGATCAAGCCGAAAGAAGTGTGGGACCAGACGAGCGCGACCGCGCATTGGCGGAACCGCCCCGCCGGTGCCCCGTTCTACTCGGTCTTCACCTACATGACGACCCACGAGTCGCAGATCTTCACCGCCGAACCAGGACGCACACGCCCCGAAGACGTCCGCGTCCCCGCCTACGTGCCCGACGTGCCCGCGATCCGCGAAGACCGCGCCCGTTACTACGACCTGATGGAGAAGATGGACGGGCAACTCGCCGCCCGTCTGGCCGAACTGGAAGCCGACGGGCTCGCCGAGGACACCATCGTGTTCTACTTCGGCGACAACGGCGGCATCCTCCCCCGCAGCAAACGCTTCTGCTACGACAGCGGCCTGCGGACGCCGCTCATCGTCCGATACCCGCGCAAATGGGCGCACCTGGCCCCCGCACGACCCGGCTCGGTCATCACCGCGCCCATCACCGTGTCCCTGGACCTCCCCCCGACCGTCCTCGAACTGGCCGGCATGCGCGCCCCCGCCGCCATGACGGGCACGTCCCTCACCGCGCGCCGCCGTCCGGCGTACGCATTCGGAATGCGCAACCGAATGGGCGAGCAGTACGACATGGTGCGCACCGCGCGCGACGAACGATTCCGCTACATCCGCAATTACGCCCCGCACCGCCCGTACGGGCAGCACCAGGCGTACGCATGGCAGCAGAAGGGCTACCAAGCCTGGGAACAGGCCCACCTGGACGGCGAACTCACGCCCGTCCAGGAACGCTTCTGGCACGAAAAGCCCGCCGAAGAACTGTACGACCTGCACACCGACCCAGACGAAATCCACAACCTGACCGAGAACCCTCGCTACCAAGGCCACCTCAACCGGCTTCGCCGCGCGCTCGACGACCATCTCCTGAGCGTCAACGACAACGGCTTCATCCCCGAAGGCTCACCACTAGAAGGCTACGAAGCGAGCCGCGCCCCCGACGCCTACCCCCTGCGCCAAGTACTGGACGTAGCCGGAACCGCGATCCGCCGCAATCCCCACGACGTCGCAAGACTCACCCGCGCCCTCGCCGACGACAACGAAGTAATCCGCTACTGGGCCACGTCCGGCCTGCTCATGCAAAAAGGAAAAGCCGCCGCACCGGCCACCTACGCCCTGACCCGAATCCTCACCGCCGACCCGTCACCGCACGTCCGCATCATCGCCGCCGAAGCCCTGGCCCGCCTCGGCGGCCGCACCGAACAGGCGGTAGCCCACCTCGCCGGAACACTGGACGACGAGAGCATCAGCATCCCGATCCGCCTCCAGGCGCTCACCGCGCTGACATCCCTGGGAGAAACGGCACGACCCGCACTACCCGCGATCCAGCGAGCCGCACGATCCAAGAACGGAAACGTCCACGACGCCGCCCTCTACCTGAGCCTCGTCCTGACCGGCGAATACACACCCACGACCCCGATCTTCGGCGGAACCCCCGACTAA
- a CDS encoding VOC family protein: protein MTIRRAVPDITTADPAVSSAFYQLLGFREEMNLGWVVNLVSPSNPTAQVILVTKDAAAPVNPDLSIEVEDVDAVYEAVRATDAEIVHPITDEEWGVRRFFVRDPDGKVVNVVGHR, encoded by the coding sequence ATGACGATTCGCCGTGCCGTGCCCGACATCACGACCGCCGACCCGGCGGTGAGCAGCGCCTTCTACCAACTCCTCGGGTTTCGCGAGGAGATGAACCTGGGCTGGGTCGTCAACCTGGTCTCGCCGTCCAACCCGACCGCTCAGGTCATCCTCGTCACCAAGGACGCGGCGGCCCCGGTGAACCCGGATCTCAGTATCGAGGTCGAGGACGTCGATGCGGTCTACGAGGCGGTGCGCGCGACCGACGCGGAGATCGTTCACCCCATCACCGACGAAGAGTGGGGCGTCCGGCGCTTCTTCGTCCGCGACCCGGACGGCAAGGTGGTCAACGTCGTCGGCCACCGCTGA
- a CDS encoding SDR family NAD(P)-dependent oxidoreductase codes for MRTWFITGGTPGGFGLAYADAALARGDRVAITTRRPATLREWARAHGDRVLVLEVDVTDGGQVRQAVEATEQRFGAIDVLVNNAGRGWHGSVEGTDETVVRGTFELNFFAVVAVLRAVLPGMRARREGWIVTMSSVAGIGGVLGFGYYTAAKSAIEGLTDVLREEVAPLGVKVLTVEPGAFRTNAYAGFADEPVGDIAAYDSMLESVHAAMVEQDGEQPGDPRRGVAQVLAAMAEPEPPRRIVLGGAGYDSVIEVLSRKLADVRSHETQARAADFPVQG; via the coding sequence GTGCGGACGTGGTTCATCACGGGTGGGACTCCCGGCGGGTTCGGGCTGGCTTACGCGGACGCGGCACTCGCCCGGGGCGACCGGGTGGCGATCACGACGCGGCGGCCCGCGACGCTGCGGGAGTGGGCGAGGGCGCATGGTGACCGGGTGCTGGTCCTCGAGGTCGATGTGACCGACGGCGGTCAGGTTCGGCAGGCCGTCGAGGCGACCGAGCAGCGGTTCGGGGCCATTGATGTCCTGGTCAACAATGCCGGTCGCGGCTGGCACGGCTCGGTCGAGGGCACCGACGAGACGGTGGTGCGAGGGACGTTCGAATTGAACTTCTTCGCGGTCGTCGCGGTGCTGCGGGCGGTTCTGCCGGGCATGCGGGCCCGGCGGGAAGGGTGGATCGTGACGATGTCGTCGGTCGCGGGCATCGGGGGGGTGCTGGGTTTCGGCTACTACACGGCGGCCAAGTCGGCGATCGAGGGCCTGACGGACGTGTTGCGCGAGGAGGTCGCACCCTTGGGCGTCAAGGTGCTCACTGTCGAGCCGGGCGCGTTTCGCACCAACGCCTACGCGGGTTTCGCCGATGAGCCGGTCGGTGACATCGCCGCCTACGATTCGATGCTCGAGTCGGTGCACGCCGCGATGGTCGAGCAGGACGGCGAGCAGCCGGGCGATCCCCGGCGCGGGGTGGCGCAGGTGCTCGCGGCGATGGCCGAACCCGAGCCGCCGCGACGCATCGTGCTCGGCGGCGCGGGATACGACAGCGTCATCGAGGTCCTCTCCCGCAAGCTGGCCGACGTTCGCTCCCACGAGACGCAGGCCCGCGCCGCCGACTTCCCCGTCCAGGGCTAG